A window of the Gemmatimonadota bacterium genome harbors these coding sequences:
- a CDS encoding transcriptional regulator produces MAARQGALPKEETRARSASLPEVRVQHAQAEVLELDRLIHERVRLGIVSALAVNGSLTFTDLKELLGTTDGNLSAHARRLEDAGYVTCEKSFEGRMPRTEYALTEVGRRELRLYLDHMEAIIRATRDV; encoded by the coding sequence ATGGCGGCTAGACAGGGGGCACTGCCCAAGGAAGAAACACGTGCTCGGTCCGCCTCGTTGCCGGAAGTCCGCGTACAGCACGCGCAGGCCGAGGTGTTGGAGCTCGACAGGCTGATTCACGAGCGGGTACGGCTCGGTATCGTGAGCGCTCTCGCCGTAAACGGCTCGCTCACGTTCACCGACCTCAAGGAGTTGCTCGGCACCACGGATGGCAACTTGAGCGCGCACGCTCGACGGCTCGAGGACGCCGGGTACGTGACGTGTGAAAAATCGTTCGAGGGCAGAATGCCGAGGACCGAGTATGCGTTGACGGAGGTGGGTCGGCGCGAGCTGCGGCTCTATCTGGACCACATGGAGGCCATCATCCGTGCAACGCGCGATGTCTGA
- the uppS gene encoding di-trans,poly-cis-decaprenylcistransferase: MTQSALRAADRHGLHVAIIMDGNGRWARRRGRRREWGHREGAKAVRRVVEASPDLGINVLTLYAFSSDNWQRPEREVRLLMKLFRRYLKSEIAELKAEGVRLQVIGRRDRLAPDLVRLIEESEEATAMGRRLSLRLAVDYSSRDLLVSAIRAAAAGTDLDRASLSLLLGQAMHTEEPAPDVDLLIRTGGEKRLSDFLLWECAYAELVFTDLMWPDFQGDALARAVSEFSSRNRRLGQVAEAS; this comes from the coding sequence ATGACACAGAGTGCTCTTCGTGCGGCCGATCGACACGGGCTGCACGTGGCGATCATCATGGATGGGAACGGGCGGTGGGCCCGACGGCGTGGACGCCGCCGCGAGTGGGGTCACCGCGAAGGTGCAAAGGCGGTCCGTCGAGTGGTCGAGGCATCACCCGACCTCGGCATCAACGTCCTGACCTTGTACGCGTTTTCATCCGACAACTGGCAGCGGCCCGAGCGGGAAGTCCGGCTGCTCATGAAGCTGTTCCGCCGATACTTGAAGAGTGAGATCGCCGAGCTGAAGGCCGAGGGTGTGCGCCTCCAGGTCATCGGTCGACGCGATCGCCTCGCGCCGGACCTCGTGCGGCTGATTGAGGAGTCGGAGGAAGCCACCGCCATGGGTCGCCGACTTTCGCTGCGACTAGCCGTGGACTACTCGAGCCGCGACCTACTCGTGTCCGCCATCCGTGCGGCAGCCGCCGGCACCGACCTCGATCGGGCTTCGCTCTCTCTGTTGCTCGGCCAAGCGATGCACACCGAGGAGCCCGCACCGGATGTCGACCTCCTGATACGAACGGGCGGCGAGAAGCGGTTGAGCGACTTCCTCCTATGGGAGTGTGCCTACGCAGAGCTCGTATTCACCGACCTCATGTGGCCGGATTTCCAGGGCGACGCCCTCGCGCGGGCGGTGTCCGAGTTCTCCAGTCGCAACCGGCGGTTGGGACAGGTCGCCGAAGCCAGTTGA